The Solanum lycopersicum chromosome 9, SLM_r2.1 genome window below encodes:
- the LOC112942225 gene encoding uncharacterized protein, translated as MTAPLNLEEGQSSTRPFRFNGHFYSWWKDGDKTSLVPKPRQKYDEADRKKIEKGYKAKTLLICGIGSDEFNRVSACESAKEIWDCLKTAHEETEQVKESKIDMLTSRYEKFKMKEGETIHDMFTKFSSITNELQSLGELISMSKQVRKVLRILPKSWESKVDAITEAKDLKLLTMDALIGNLKTHEINRNYDSSKKEAKKDKSLMLKYKSDEDSSDDDMTYLISRFQKIVRKNKVYIRGTNGNRNATQGDTCYKCGKAGHFIRECPLLKNENKEHHKPRSDKENRRDLALAAWGESSSDSEDPDEPKDVSMVAVHEEETVFNEMFALMAHTENEEEDNQITMNAERDSLTENKVKREDKMSRMVSLESDNFELKNQLNQITEEPEKLNEMSNGLQEKDIVKLKEELEKSLKWTKSSKLLSNATNLSNFNKKGLGSLNITPPYNPHSKYVFVSENLLCLRCGKNGYLKGECASWRNSYERLSNYAERQNSPKERPGPPKHVSTHRFSKKKSVTAPMSFVSERSSSQCWYMDSGCSNHMTGDVENFLSLKTLQGGGVSFGDGMKGYILGHGKVGRSLEDSIDNVYHVDGLKYSLLCVSQICDKGNEVKFTSEKCIVVSLTTKKVILTAHISKNMYVDNLETSHGDDLTCLSSQNENAHLWHRRLGHVSSSLLNKLISKDLVRGLPKLKFAENKICEACVKGKQIGSSFKPKKQVTSSRTLELLHMDLCGPLKI; from the exons ATGACTGCTCCACTTAATCTCGAAGAAGGTCAGTCGTCAACAAGACCTTTCcgtttcaatggacatttctacagttggtggaaa GATGGAGATAAAACTAGTCTTGTTCCAAAGCCTAGACAGAAGTACGACGAAGCTGatagaaaaaagattgaaaagggctacaaagctaaaactcttctTATATGTGGGATAGGTTCTGATGAGTTTAACAGGGTGTCAGCTTGTGAGTCTGCTAAGGAAATTTGGGACTGTTTGAAGACGGCACATGAAGAaactgaacaagtcaaagaatcGAAGATTGACATGCTTACCTCACGGTATGAGAAgttcaaaatgaaggaaggagaaacaattCATGACATGTTCACAAAATTTTCTTCCATTACAAATGAGCTGCAAAGTCTTGGTGAACTTATAAGTATGAGCAAACAAGTCAGAAAAGTACTTCGAATTCTTCCAAAATCTTGGGAAAGCAAGGTTGATGCCATTACAGAAGCCAAAGATTTGAAGTTGCTGACTATGGATGCTTTGATTGGAAATCTGAAGACACATGAGATAAATCGAAACTACGATTCATCAAAGAAGGAAGCCAAGAAGGATAAGTCATTAATGCTGAAGTACAAATCAGATGAAGATTCCAGTGATGATGACATGACATATCTCATCAgcagatttcaaaaaattgtgagaaAAAACAAAGTTTATATAAGAGGAACAAATGGTAATCGAAATGCCACTCAAGGTGATACAtgctacaagtgtggaaaagcTGGGCACTTTATCAGAGAGTGTCCTCTGctcaagaatgaaaacaaggAACATCATAAACCAAGAAGTGACAAAGAAAatagaagggacctg gctcttgctgcatggggtgaatcttcaagtgattcagaagaccCTGATGAACCAAAAGATGTGTCTATGGTGGCTGTACACGAGGAGGAAACCGttttcaatgaaatgtttgctctcatggctcatacagaaaatgaagaagaggataACCAG ATTACCATGAATGCTGAACGTGACagtttaactgaaaacaaagttaaacgTGAAGATAAAATGTCAAGAATGGTGTCTCTAGAGTCTGATAATTTTGAACTTAAGAACCAGTTGAATCAGATAACTGAAGAACCTGAAAAGCTAAATGAAATGTCAAATGGTTTACAAg AAAAGGATATTgtcaaacttaaggaagaacttgaaaaatcccttaagtggacaaaatcctcaaagttactgtcaaatgcaacaaatttgagtaatttcaataagaaaggactaggaagtTTGAACATCACTCCTCCTTATAATCCTCAcagtaagtatgtgtttgtgtctgAAAATCTTCTATGTCTTCGTTGTGGTAAGAATGGGTATCTAAAGGGAGAGTGTGCTAGCTGGAGAAACTCCTATGAAAGACTCTCTAATTATGCTGAAAGGCAAAATTCACCAAAAGAGAGACCTGGTCCTCCAAAGCATGTTTCAACTcacagattttcaaagaaaaaatctgtCACTGCTCCAATGTCCTTT gtgagtgagagAAGCAGTagtcaatgttggtatatggacagtggatgctctaaccatatgactggtgatgtagaaaacttcctctcactcaagacacttcaaggaggaggtgtctcttttggtgaCGGAATGAAGGGGTACATTCTGGGACATGGCAAAGTGGGAagatctcttgaagattcaattgacaatgtgtATCATGTGGATGGGTTGAAGTACAGTTTGTTGTGTGTGTCTCAAATATGTGACAAAGGAAATGAAGTCAAATTTACTTCTGAGAAGTGCATTGTGGTGAGTCTAACTACAAAGAAGGTAATTCTTACTGCACacataagtaaaaatatgtatgtagACAACTTAGAAACGTCTCATGGAGATGACCTGACATGTCTCAGTTCTCAGAATGAGAATGCTCATCTTTGGCATCGTAGGCTGGGGCATGTAAGCTCATCTTTATT